The Deinococcus wulumuqiensis R12 genome has a window encoding:
- a CDS encoding thymidine phosphorylase produces the protein MTHSAPQPALSVPDLIAKKRDGAAHTHAELEALVLGFTRGEVPDYQLSAWLMAVYLRGMTPQETADLTRVMAASGEQLDLGSLKDTVDKHSTGGVGDKTSLVLTPMLAALGLTVAKMSGRGLAHTGGTIDKLESIPGWSPELPEDRFLAQARDIGLALVGQSKDLAPADGKLYALRDVTATVPCLPLIASSIMSKKLASGAQTIVLDVKVGAGAFMTTPEAGRELAQAMVDIGTRAGRTVRAVLTEMDTPLGFMAGNSLEVQEALATLRGEGPDDLTELCVALAVEALVAHGEDAVAAEQRARQTLRDGSALARFRAFVQAQGGDPAFVDDPARLDVALDRAEVLAAQSGFVTRVDALSVGRAVLALGGGRERKGEAIDHGVGVELLKKPGEAVRAGEAVLRLYHRGGRGLERAQELLRAGLEIGAQAPAAEPLILDRIDKKSDYSI, from the coding sequence ATGACCCACTCCGCGCCCCAGCCGGCCCTGTCCGTTCCCGACCTGATTGCCAAAAAGCGCGACGGCGCCGCCCACACCCACGCCGAACTCGAAGCCCTGGTCCTGGGCTTTACCCGGGGCGAGGTGCCTGACTACCAGCTCAGCGCGTGGCTGATGGCGGTCTACCTGCGCGGCATGACCCCCCAGGAAACCGCCGACCTGACGCGGGTGATGGCGGCCAGTGGCGAGCAGCTCGACCTCGGCAGCCTGAAAGACACCGTGGACAAGCACTCCACCGGCGGCGTGGGGGACAAGACCTCGCTGGTGCTCACGCCGATGCTCGCCGCGCTGGGCCTGACCGTCGCCAAGATGAGCGGGCGCGGGCTGGCCCACACCGGGGGCACCATCGACAAACTGGAGAGCATTCCCGGCTGGTCTCCCGAACTGCCCGAAGACCGCTTTCTGGCGCAGGCCCGCGACATCGGCCTCGCGCTGGTGGGCCAGAGCAAGGACCTCGCGCCCGCCGACGGCAAGCTCTACGCCCTGCGCGACGTGACCGCCACCGTGCCCTGCCTGCCCCTCATCGCCAGTTCCATCATGTCCAAGAAGCTAGCGTCGGGTGCCCAGACCATCGTGCTGGACGTGAAGGTGGGCGCCGGGGCCTTCATGACCACCCCGGAGGCGGGGCGCGAACTCGCGCAGGCGATGGTGGACATCGGCACGCGCGCCGGGCGCACCGTCCGCGCCGTGCTGACCGAGATGGACACTCCGCTGGGCTTCATGGCAGGCAACAGCCTGGAAGTGCAAGAAGCCCTGGCGACCCTGCGCGGCGAAGGCCCGGACGACCTGACCGAACTGTGCGTGGCGCTGGCGGTGGAAGCCCTGGTCGCCCACGGCGAGGACGCTGTGGCGGCCGAGCAGCGGGCACGCCAGACCCTGCGTGACGGCAGCGCCCTGGCCCGCTTCCGCGCCTTCGTGCAGGCGCAGGGCGGCGACCCGGCCTTTGTGGACGACCCGGCGCGGCTGGACGTGGCCCTGGACCGCGCCGAGGTGCTGGCCGCCCAGAGCGGCTTCGTGACCCGCGTGGACGCCCTGAGCGTGGGGCGGGCGGTGCTGGCCCTCGGCGGCGGACGCGAGCGCAAGGGCGAAGCGATTGACCACGGCGTGGGCGTGGAACTGCTGAAAAAACCCGGCGAGGCGGTGCGGGCGGGCGAGGCCGTGCTGCGGCTCTACCACCGGGGCGGGCGCGGCCTGGAACGCGCCCAGGAACTGCTGCGGGCCGGGTTGGAGATAGGCGCCCAGGCCCCCGCCGCCGAACCGCTGATTCTGGACCGCATCGATAAAAAGTCGGACTACAGCATTTGA
- a CDS encoding glycosyltransferase family 4 protein, with protein MRIGIVTATYLPSRNGVATSTALFVQGLRDRGHEVRVFAPRHPQAPRDPEPGVYRLNASFAGAQALGAPADYPVMLAPGPLLSARLPLRGVDVWHTMHPFLAGQLALRWGRLSRAPVVYTAHTQYDEYIHYAPLPSKVSRAMIHPHVSALARRMDAVLAPGRAMVDMLRGYGYGGEIELLPNPVSLSAFEGVSGAAFRAEFGLPQGAPLAVYLGRLAPEKNLDTMLAAFAQARARRPELRLLVVGDGPSREAAQAAAPEGVTFTGAVPYARVPEALSAADAFLTASTSEVLPMSMIEALAAGAPLVAARSPAALDLIAEGHNGTVREASPEALATGLLQVLAPAALPRMQEEARRSARQYDLPVRAAALEAVYERVIAARRERGVPPRLFRSGSR; from the coding sequence GTGCGTATCGGAATCGTGACCGCCACTTACCTGCCTTCCCGCAACGGGGTGGCGACCAGCACCGCGCTGTTTGTCCAGGGTCTGCGCGACCGGGGCCACGAGGTGCGGGTCTTCGCGCCGCGTCACCCCCAGGCGCCCCGCGACCCGGAGCCGGGCGTGTACCGCCTGAACGCGTCGTTCGCCGGGGCGCAGGCGCTGGGTGCCCCCGCCGATTACCCGGTGATGCTCGCGCCGGGGCCGCTGCTCTCGGCCCGGTTGCCGCTGCGGGGCGTGGACGTGTGGCACACCATGCACCCCTTTCTGGCCGGGCAACTCGCGCTGCGCTGGGGGCGACTGTCGCGCGCGCCCGTCGTGTACACCGCGCACACCCAGTACGACGAATACATCCACTACGCGCCGCTGCCGTCCAAAGTCAGCCGCGCCATGATTCACCCCCACGTTTCGGCGCTGGCCCGGCGCATGGACGCGGTGCTGGCGCCGGGCCGGGCGATGGTGGACATGCTGCGCGGCTACGGCTACGGCGGCGAAATCGAGCTGCTGCCCAACCCCGTCAGCCTCAGCGCGTTCGAGGGGGTAAGCGGCGCCGCCTTCCGCGCCGAGTTCGGATTGCCGCAGGGCGCGCCGCTGGCCGTCTACCTGGGGCGACTGGCACCCGAAAAGAACCTGGACACCATGCTGGCCGCCTTCGCGCAGGCCCGCGCCCGGCGGCCCGAACTGCGGCTGCTGGTGGTGGGCGACGGCCCCAGCCGGGAAGCGGCGCAGGCGGCGGCCCCGGAGGGCGTGACCTTTACGGGCGCGGTGCCTTACGCCCGCGTGCCCGAAGCGCTGAGCGCCGCCGACGCTTTCCTGACCGCCAGCACCAGCGAAGTGCTGCCGATGTCCATGATCGAGGCGCTGGCCGCCGGAGCGCCGCTGGTGGCCGCCCGCAGCCCCGCCGCGCTCGACCTGATTGCCGAGGGGCACAACGGCACGGTGCGCGAAGCCTCGCCCGAGGCGCTGGCGACGGGCCTGCTTCAGGTGCTCGCCCCCGCGGCCCTGCCCCGGATGCAGGAAGAAGCGCGGCGGTCGGCCCGGCAGTACGACCTGCCGGTGCGGGCGGCGGCGCTGGAGGCGGTGTACGAACGGGTCATCGCGGCGCGGCGCGAGCGGGGCGTTCCTCCCCGGTTGTTCCGCTCCGGCAGTCGCTGA
- the pyrE gene encoding orotate phosphoribosyltransferase — protein sequence MSDVDVLDLYKQAGAFHEGRFLLASGRQSPYFMQSTTLLQHPRSLMQLGGAMSQQILAAGLKPDFIVGPAMGGVTLAYEVARQLSDALPDVRAIFAEKDGSGGMKLREAFVIRPGETFVAVEDVLTTGGSLLRAVKAVEGHGGQCIGLCCIIDRRQQTGPLAGYPLMSLRELYFDTYAAHEVPDWLAERPLREI from the coding sequence ATGAGCGATGTCGACGTTCTTGATCTTTACAAACAGGCCGGGGCCTTTCACGAGGGCCGGTTTCTGCTCGCCTCCGGGCGGCAGTCGCCCTACTTCATGCAGTCCACCACGCTGCTTCAGCACCCGCGCTCGCTGATGCAGCTCGGCGGCGCGATGAGCCAGCAGATTCTGGCGGCGGGCCTCAAACCCGACTTCATCGTCGGCCCGGCCATGGGCGGCGTGACCCTGGCCTACGAGGTCGCCCGGCAGCTTTCGGACGCTCTGCCCGACGTGCGGGCCATCTTTGCCGAAAAAGACGGCAGCGGCGGCATGAAGCTGCGCGAGGCGTTCGTCATCCGGCCCGGCGAAACCTTCGTGGCCGTCGAGGACGTGCTGACCACCGGCGGCAGCCTTCTGCGGGCCGTCAAAGCCGTCGAGGGACATGGCGGCCAGTGCATCGGCCTGTGCTGCATCATCGACCGCCGCCAGCAGACCGGGCCGCTCGCGGGCTACCCGCTGATGAGCCTGAGGGAACTGTACTTCGACACCTACGCCGCGCACGAAGTCCCCGACTGGCTGGCCGAGCGTCCCCTGCGGGAGATTTGA
- a CDS encoding antibiotic biosynthesis monooxygenase family protein: MLTVMNRIGVKPEFAAQFEESFRNRAGLVDGMPGFIRNEVLRPTKPGDPYIVLTYWQDEASFRAWTESDAFKQGHARSGSLPHDAFTGRPVLELHEVFLSSDR; encoded by the coding sequence ATGTTGACCGTCATGAACCGCATCGGCGTCAAGCCCGAATTTGCCGCCCAGTTCGAGGAAAGTTTTCGCAACCGCGCGGGGCTGGTGGACGGGATGCCCGGCTTTATCCGCAACGAGGTGCTGCGGCCCACCAAGCCAGGCGACCCCTACATCGTGCTGACCTACTGGCAGGACGAAGCCTCGTTTCGTGCCTGGACCGAGTCCGACGCGTTCAAGCAGGGCCACGCCCGCAGCGGCTCTCTCCCCCACGACGCCTTCACCGGGCGGCCCGTGCTGGAACTCCACGAAGTTTTTCTGAGCAGCGACAGGTAA
- a CDS encoding DUF2268 domain-containing putative Zn-dependent protease (predicted Zn-dependent protease with a strongly conserved HExxH motif) yields MNTLHLLNAGGPFSPVLAAEVREVTQEALARFAAELDLNGVDVVLGAGPFTIPETGVVGYAPNAFRVDLTVTPDSPAFQTLWRTEVPATLAHELHHVRRWRGPGYGETLLEALVSEGLAQQFEAGYRGEPPVYAQPTMNLAALWERAAPILHGKYDHAAWFFGSAEQALPRWGGYALGYELVRRFLAREGGDAAGHADTPASAFEGAW; encoded by the coding sequence ATGAACACCCTTCACCTTTTGAATGCCGGGGGGCCATTCTCACCGGTCCTTGCTGCCGAAGTGCGCGAAGTGACGCAAGAGGCTCTGGCGCGTTTCGCTGCCGAACTGGACCTGAACGGGGTAGACGTGGTGCTGGGCGCCGGCCCCTTCACCATTCCCGAAACGGGCGTCGTCGGCTACGCTCCCAACGCTTTCCGGGTCGACCTGACGGTGACGCCGGACAGTCCGGCTTTCCAGACCCTCTGGCGCACCGAAGTGCCCGCCACCCTCGCCCACGAACTTCACCACGTCCGGCGCTGGCGGGGGCCGGGCTACGGAGAGACACTGCTCGAAGCGCTGGTCAGCGAGGGGTTGGCGCAGCAGTTCGAGGCTGGCTACCGGGGCGAGCCGCCCGTCTACGCGCAGCCGACGATGAACCTGGCGGCGCTGTGGGAGCGGGCCGCGCCGATATTGCACGGAAAGTACGACCACGCGGCATGGTTTTTCGGCTCGGCAGAGCAGGCACTCCCGCGTTGGGGTGGCTACGCGCTCGGCTACGAACTTGTGCGGCGATTTCTGGCCCGCGAGGGAGGAGACGCTGCCGGACACGCAGACACGCCCGCCTCAGCCTTCGAGGGGGCTTGGTGA
- the glnA gene encoding type I glutamate--ammonia ligase, with translation MKSAPPTPDDVLRQLQEAEVKFLRLQFTDILGHTKNVEVPRTQFAKALSGDVTFDGSAVQGFTRVEESDMLLSPDLSTFLVYPQFGRDDRERGRVARLICDVTLPGGEPFAGDPRRVLRAQVERARALGLDMYVGTEPEFFLFERDASGAATTVTHDKAGYFDLAPIDRGERIRREIANRLVEMGFEIEASHHEVAPGQHEIDFRYAPALETADRIATFKFVVKRIALEYGLLASFLPKPMAGVSGSGMHCHLSLFRDGQNVFDDSEGEHGLSATAHHFVAGLLDHAEGMTAVTNPLVNSYKRLVPGFEAPVNIAWSTSNRSALVRIPAKRGPSTRAELRMPDPSCNPYLALAAMLAAGLDGIERQLEPPPAIQRNIFRMTVREKRHHRVKELPADLREAVDELEKDEVIAAALGEHVMEHYVAAKRAEWREYSSAVHAWELERYLDLV, from the coding sequence ATGAAGTCCGCTCCGCCCACGCCCGACGATGTCCTGCGGCAGTTGCAGGAGGCCGAGGTCAAGTTTCTGCGCCTGCAATTCACCGACATTCTGGGACACACCAAGAATGTGGAGGTGCCGCGCACCCAGTTCGCCAAGGCGCTGAGCGGCGACGTGACCTTCGACGGCAGCGCGGTGCAGGGCTTCACCCGGGTGGAGGAGTCGGACATGCTCCTCTCGCCGGACCTGTCCACCTTTCTGGTGTACCCGCAGTTCGGGCGCGACGACCGCGAGCGGGGCCGGGTCGCCCGGCTGATTTGCGACGTGACCCTGCCGGGCGGCGAGCCGTTCGCGGGCGACCCCCGCCGGGTGCTGCGGGCGCAGGTGGAGCGGGCGCGGGCGCTGGGGCTGGACATGTACGTGGGCACCGAGCCGGAGTTTTTTCTGTTCGAGCGGGACGCGAGCGGCGCGGCCACCACCGTGACCCACGACAAGGCCGGGTATTTCGACCTCGCGCCGATTGACCGGGGCGAGCGCATTCGCCGCGAAATCGCCAACCGACTGGTCGAGATGGGCTTTGAAATCGAGGCCTCGCACCATGAGGTCGCGCCGGGGCAGCACGAAATCGATTTCCGGTACGCCCCTGCGCTGGAAACCGCCGACCGCATCGCCACCTTCAAGTTCGTGGTCAAGCGCATCGCCCTGGAATACGGCCTGCTCGCCAGCTTTCTGCCCAAGCCGATGGCCGGGGTCAGCGGCAGCGGCATGCACTGTCACCTCAGCCTGTTCCGGGACGGGCAAAATGTATTCGACGACTCCGAGGGCGAGCACGGCCTGTCGGCCACCGCGCACCACTTCGTCGCCGGGCTGCTCGACCACGCCGAGGGCATGACCGCCGTGACCAATCCGCTGGTCAACAGCTACAAGCGGCTGGTGCCGGGCTTCGAGGCCCCGGTCAACATCGCCTGGAGCACGTCCAACCGCTCGGCGCTGGTCCGCATTCCGGCCAAGCGCGGCCCGTCCACCCGCGCCGAACTGAGGATGCCCGACCCCAGTTGCAATCCCTACCTCGCGCTGGCTGCCATGCTCGCTGCCGGGCTGGACGGCATCGAGCGGCAGTTGGAGCCGCCGCCCGCCATTCAGCGCAACATTTTCCGCATGACGGTGCGCGAAAAGCGCCACCACCGGGTCAAGGAGTTGCCCGCCGACCTGCGCGAAGCGGTGGACGAGCTGGAAAAGGACGAGGTGATCGCCGCCGCGCTCGGGGAGCACGTCATGGAGCACTACGTGGCGGCGAAGCGGGCGGAGTGGCGCGAGTACAGCTCGGCGGTTCACGCCTGGGAATTGGAGCGGTATTTGGATTTGGTGTGA
- a CDS encoding barstar family protein, giving the protein MINVFAAEPEGLQQAPHEIRMLAAGHQVSVREVSLAGVRDKDGLMLAFLSGLGLTQTFGRNWDALYDVLTDPEQVSGRFALVLRDYDSLRRHRHLCAELEGVLLDAQQAAREQGRRLWLLAEEPDSDTRHW; this is encoded by the coding sequence ATGATCAACGTTTTTGCCGCCGAGCCGGAAGGCTTGCAGCAGGCCCCCCACGAAATCCGGATGCTCGCCGCCGGACATCAGGTGTCGGTGCGCGAGGTGTCGCTTGCGGGCGTGCGCGACAAGGACGGGCTGATGCTGGCCTTCCTGTCGGGGCTGGGCCTTACGCAGACGTTCGGGCGCAACTGGGACGCCCTGTACGACGTGCTGACCGACCCCGAGCAGGTGTCGGGGCGCTTCGCGCTGGTGCTGCGCGACTACGACAGTCTGCGCCGCCACCGCCACCTCTGCGCCGAACTCGAAGGCGTGCTGCTCGACGCGCAGCAGGCCGCCAGGGAGCAGGGGCGGAGGCTGTGGCTGCTGGCCGAGGAACCCGACAGCGACACCCGGCACTGGTGA
- a CDS encoding ribonuclease HI, whose product MNHAFVDASWQEQPDGRGIGGWGLVLLTPGQLPARHQGQLDAPDNNAAELRAVLEAVRAAPAGEALTVHTDNQTVIACVARGRGPFLLSELTQEVQKEAGERGVTLRAVYAPRTRRHMLTAHDLANGARKGSALPELLLPHADVLIEQRPALPEARVSLRRSGERVSALVPLDPLSETPPSAQALLAAVTLARPGERLLVRRASKVAQALWLRPERALLPAAHARLAQARAQAEAQGVEVDFL is encoded by the coding sequence ATGAACCACGCTTTCGTAGACGCCAGCTGGCAGGAACAGCCCGACGGACGCGGCATCGGCGGCTGGGGGCTGGTGCTGCTGACACCAGGGCAGCTTCCCGCCCGGCATCAGGGGCAACTCGACGCGCCCGACAACAACGCCGCCGAACTGCGGGCGGTCCTGGAGGCGGTGCGGGCGGCCCCGGCAGGCGAGGCGCTCACCGTCCACACCGACAACCAGACGGTCATCGCCTGCGTCGCGCGGGGCCGGGGGCCGTTTTTGCTCTCCGAACTCACCCAGGAAGTGCAGAAGGAAGCCGGGGAACGTGGCGTCACCCTGCGGGCCGTGTACGCCCCCCGCACCCGCCGCCACATGCTGACCGCGCACGACCTCGCCAACGGCGCACGCAAGGGCAGTGCACTGCCGGAACTTCTGCTGCCGCATGCCGACGTGCTCATCGAGCAGCGCCCCGCCCTGCCCGAAGCCCGCGTGAGCCTGCGCCGCAGCGGGGAGCGCGTGTCGGCGCTGGTGCCGCTGGACCCCCTGTCCGAAACGCCGCCGAGTGCCCAGGCGCTGCTGGCCGCCGTCACGCTGGCGCGGCCCGGCGAGCGGCTGCTGGTGCGCCGCGCGAGCAAGGTGGCCCAGGCGCTGTGGCTGCGGCCCGAACGCGCCCTGCTGCCCGCCGCCCACGCCCGGCTCGCCCAGGCCCGCGCCCAGGCCGAGGCCCAGGGGGTCGAGGTGGACTTTCTGTAG
- a CDS encoding PIG-L deacetylase family protein — protein MTASTRPTLLAIFAHPDDEAFSVGGTLTHYARQGVRVVLACATRGEAGKITVPGMTVDDLGAQREQELREACRALEIEPPVFLDYHDSGRYERTRHDDPTALMNVNPLDAEVKLRALIEDVQPRVIVTFDPHGGYGHVDHLQIHRAATAAFFSTGHLPSGGPQRLYYTAMPHQAAAQISRLGHDQSLDPLVYGVSDSTLAVTMDVGAYAENKKAALAAHGTQMGETSLMGRLSPDERAAMEERMLGKESFSIGGTRTAIREYPLRGLFDGVGVEGLV, from the coding sequence GTGACTGCTTCAACTCGCCCCACCCTCCTCGCCATCTTTGCCCACCCCGACGACGAAGCCTTCAGCGTGGGCGGCACCCTGACCCACTACGCCCGCCAAGGGGTGCGGGTGGTGCTGGCCTGCGCGACCCGGGGCGAGGCGGGCAAAATCACCGTGCCCGGCATGACGGTGGACGACCTCGGGGCGCAGCGCGAGCAGGAGCTGCGCGAGGCCTGCCGCGCCCTGGAGATCGAGCCGCCCGTGTTTCTGGACTACCACGACTCGGGCCGCTACGAGCGCACCCGCCACGACGACCCCACCGCCCTGATGAACGTCAACCCGCTGGACGCAGAAGTCAAACTCCGCGCCCTGATCGAGGACGTGCAGCCGCGGGTCATCGTCACCTTCGACCCGCACGGCGGCTACGGGCATGTGGACCACCTTCAGATTCATCGCGCCGCCACCGCCGCCTTTTTCAGCACCGGGCACCTGCCCTCCGGCGGCCCGCAGCGCCTGTACTACACCGCCATGCCCCACCAGGCCGCTGCCCAGATTTCGCGCCTGGGCCACGACCAGTCCCTCGACCCCCTCGTGTACGGCGTCTCCGACTCCACCCTCGCCGTCACGATGGACGTGGGCGCCTACGCCGAGAACAAGAAAGCGGCGCTGGCCGCGCACGGCACCCAGATGGGCGAAACCAGCTTGATGGGCCGCCTGTCCCCCGACGAACGCGCCGCGATGGAAGAGCGGATGCTCGGCAAGGAGAGCTTCAGCATCGGCGGCACCCGCACGGCGATTCGGGAGTATCCGCTGCGGGGGCTGTTCGATGGGGTGGGGGTTGAGGGGTTGGTGTGA
- a CDS encoding ribonuclease domain-containing protein: MSALRVPALLLSLLLPSCSAQTEAQGQATRSVPTQSAPVPAPRKSPPQPTRDPVSGLAYVNVAQLPREGQQMLTLIGKGGPFRYSKDGVTFGNREGLLPRQARGYYREYTVKTPGESDRGARRIVCGGQPVTSTAECYYTADHYASFRRIRP; this comes from the coding sequence ATGTCTGCCCTTCGCGTTCCCGCGCTGCTGCTTTCGCTGCTGCTGCCGTCCTGCTCGGCCCAGACCGAGGCCCAGGGTCAGGCGACCCGGAGCGTGCCGACCCAGAGCGCTCCCGTTCCGGCGCCGCGCAAGTCGCCCCCGCAGCCGACCCGTGACCCCGTCAGCGGGCTGGCGTATGTCAACGTCGCGCAGTTGCCGCGTGAAGGCCAGCAGATGCTGACCCTGATCGGCAAGGGCGGGCCTTTTCGCTACAGCAAGGACGGCGTGACCTTCGGCAACCGTGAGGGCCTCTTGCCCCGGCAGGCGCGGGGGTACTACCGCGAATACACGGTCAAGACGCCCGGCGAGAGCGACCGGGGAGCGCGGCGTATCGTGTGCGGCGGGCAACCCGTGACCAGCACCGCCGAGTGCTACTACACCGCCGACCACTACGCCAGTTTCAGGAGAATCCGGCCATGA